The Onychostoma macrolepis isolate SWU-2019 chromosome 18, ASM1243209v1, whole genome shotgun sequence genome includes the window CAGACAGCGCTCGTATGCAAGGACAGCATCAGACACAAACCTCAAACCTCGTGATTCCGGTCAGATTGGTGCTGCAGTATTTGCCGccatctgtgtttgtgtgcattgacGCTTTGAGTCGTCTAGTCTTGTGTATCCAGATCTCTGACTAAATCCTGGTTCAGCTGTAGTTTATTCTTTGAACCGACCACAGTTTCTGGTTTGTTTAGGGGCGAGTTTATAAGAAACAGCTCATAGCTCAATAACAGAGCGGTGTAAGAAATCTCCAAATAATGTCACTAACCTGCGAACGCTGGTGCTCCGAAGCGCTCGGGGCAGAGTTTGTGGGCTGGTTTTGGAGGTCTATCCGATCATCTGTTTGAAGGCAGTGAAGCGTCCGTGTCTTCCGACAGGTGCATCGTGGCGATCCCGTCCTGCGAGTGTCAGCTGCAGCTGCAGCCCTGGAAGCACTACATCATCCACATCAGAGCCGTGAACATCGGCGGCCCGAGCGACCGCAGCGAGCCCATCACCGTCTCCACCACAGGTTCCCAACACCCCTGACATTCAATTCAGTTTTCAATCCACGTTTTTTTGTATAGCCTTTCAcaatacaaatcgttgcaaagcagctttacagaaaatttaaaggggtggtttactgctttttttctttgcttgattgtgtttatggggtgcgatataacatgtcttcgtgtttcgtttgttaaaaaacgccttatttttcatatatttcacctttattgtaagccgctttctcctctgtcatttgaacgacggttgacttcctgattctctgaagccactccctcagaaacaggcaatgggctcagattggttagttgggccggtgtgttgtgattggctaaactgcatACTGCACATTGTCCAGAAACTTCACATCCATCACCTTCACGGCGACcgctgcatgtgctccggtcaaatgtaaataatggtgtcaatattgccgtctcagtttgagccagaatcagacccagaaagcggtaatgaagagagtcaagcagaacttctgcaagcacggctcttacaaacgtttctgaatgaagtttgctgttgtgattacatattttttgtcttatacacacaaaatagcatcgaactaactggctactataaccaaacagcgttggcttgtgtttacgttcttgatcaaatcgaaaaattacgtcataaattatacatggaaaatacatttacaaaatcagtacataattacaaattcgggtccaaaatgtttgtacgcgtttgtcatagacacacgaaacatcatttaactaactggctactaaagccagcgttggcatttgtttacgtccttgataaaactaaaacattacgtctgaaattatacatgcaaatacatttaaaatgatgaaatcttacttacaggttgtggcccaacaactgctgcctctggttttaaagttgtaattgctccatgttttagtaatagtttctgtgtgaatccggcattgaactcgtgtagattctggaagctgtcttccgtaaaatgcgcagcacagagagctgaattaggattgtaattgtcaggaacataatcaaacataaattttaagcATTGTTGatgaactacagcgtccgtaggaagcccgaacacagaagacctgacagctgggtgaaaataacaccgtttcgacggcatggctacaactctccactataactcttcctcttcgacacagccgcagaacatggccttgccccctctttggcatgttccggagggaggggttgatgcaaatttatgggtttgttacgtatgcaacccgggaagtatctcgttgtagtcccatatgagtcgtttttgtaggcattaaacttcctgatctttaaaagacgatatctccgcttacactgaactttcagcgcagcaactttgcagatactgttcatgcaccaacagcaacattacacactatttaaaatgaaaaaagtgaaatcgcagtaaaccacccctttaagtttctacattatatttaggagtagcTTATCAGCGGTGACTCAAGTTGATGTCCATATCACGCAGTTATTTAATGacatgtaatcaaacagacggtcAACACTATTAACAGctatgattatatgttgcgatCAATCTTATAGCAAAGTttggtagttttgtatgttgtctgaggggttggcatcatctcttctcagatCTTCATAAGggctggatccagactgaagcttgtgtaattcctagttacggGATGCCCATccgtggcagaaacagagaagcaaataataataatttgttgcatttacaggtgctggtcatataattaaaatatcaaaaagttgatttatttcactaattccattcaaaaagtgaaacttgtatattatattcattcattacacacagactgatatatttcaaatgtttatttctttaaattttgatgattagagcttacagctcatgaaagtcaaaaatcagaatctcaaaatattagaatatttcttaagaccaatacaaagaaaggatttttagaaatcttggccaactgaaaagtatgaaaatgaaaagtatgagcatgtacagcactcaatacttagttggggctccttttgcctgaattactgcagcaatgcggcgtggcatggagttctttttctccacagcccagttaagatgcttctgatgttgtctctggttcagaagtggcttggtagtccttttcctgaagacgtctgagcgtggtgactcttgatgcactgactccagcttcagttctctccttgtgaagctcgcacaagtgtttgaatcggatttgcttgacagtattctcaagcttgcggtcatccctgttgcttgtgcaccttttcctacccaaattcttccttccagtcaactttgcatttaatatgctttgatacagcactctgtaaacagccacacctttcagtaatgaccttctgtgacttaccctctttgtggagggtgtcaatgttcgtcttctggatcattgccaagtcagcagtcttccccattattgtggtttcaaagaacaagagatacccagaatttatactgtagggatggtcatttattcaaactcaaatgtaaatattctaatattttgagatactgatttttgactttcatgagctgtaagctctaatcatcaaaattaaaagaaataaacatttgaaatatgtcagtctgtgtgtaatgaatgaatataatatacaagtttcactttttgaatggaattagtgaaataaatcaactttttggtgatattctaattatatgaccagcacctgtatatagcaCTTTTCTAGACACTCAGAGCGCTTTACAATGTGAGGCCAAATAGAGACCAAATTAGTATAGCTGCTGATCCAACCcagcaaaaaatgaaaatgtggaTTTGATCAGATATAGCTGAAGTACAAGGTTATGAGACACATtgtgtgtctttaatctagatttaaacggagagagtgtgtctgaacccccaacgttatcaggaaggctattccagagtttggaaaccaaatgtgaaaaagctctgcctcctttagtggactttgctatcctaggtaccactaagagtccagagttttgtgaccttagggagcgggttggattgtagcgagatagaagactagttaggtacgcaggagctaaaccattaagGGCCttatattttgtaactgatccAGAACTTAGTAGGTAGccagactgtaaaattggggtaatatgatctaattttcttgacctggtaaggactctagcagctgtattttggactatctgtagcttgtttattgaagatgcaggacaagcagctagcagtgcattacaatagtccagtctagaggtcatgaatgcatgaactagcttttctgcatcagaaacaggtagcatgtttcgaagcttggcaatgtttctaagatggaagaatgctgtttttgtaacacgggaaatatgattttcaaaagacaagttgctgtctaatataacacccagatttttgactgtagaggaagtaacagtacatctgTCTAGATACAAATTGTAATTCAAGAGATTCTGTGTACCGTTTTTTGGTCCAGTAAGTTATATCTCCGtcttatctgaatttaataggagaaaatcattggtcatccaatctttcacatttttaacacactgtTAGCTTAAATAAgtcagaagtttcatctggtcttgttgagatatatagttgagtatcatcagaaTAACAGTGGAAACTAATCCccttattttctaataatattatcaaggggcaacatgtatattgataatagcagaggacctaggacagatccttgtggtactccatacgaTAACGGAGATGATTCCCTGTTTAGATATGAACACACCTGACGAACActtgtgtgtgatgtgtgtgagCACAGGTACATTCTTCCACCTGCTGGAAGACACCGCGCATCCGAGCCTGTCACTGTCAGCCGACGGCCTCACCATGTTCTACCTGGATGAAGATCTTCCCATCAGTCACATGACCTTCAGCGATAACACCTTCAACAGGTGAGGAAGCAGCGGGTCGGTCAGTCGGGTCGGGTCGGAGCCGCTAACGGCGTGTCTCTTGCAGGTGTGTGGCGGTTCTGGGCGACCTGGTGCCCGTCAGAGGCCACTATTACTGGGAGATCGATGTGGACGAGAGCGCAGAGTTCCGCGTAGGAGTAGCGTATGAGGACACACAGCGCAACTCCTACCTGGGCGGGAACAACACGTCCTGGTGCATGAGACACATCCTCACGCCGTCCAGGTGCGTCGCCTCACAGAACCACAGCTAACGGTTCAAACTATGAAAGTGCTTTTCTCTTGAAATATGggcaaaagcattaaaatgtttacattaaatatttgtgCTACGCAACACATGCATCTGCGAACGCGTTACTCAGCCTGCGGCACTCGCTCTTTAAAATTACTTGgtgtaaacattaaaacaaatggaATGACTGAAATATGAGACGCTAACCCTTATATTGTGTGCCATTTGTGCAGGGTTGCCAGATTGTCGCAAAACAAATCCCGctcaattgctactcaaaactagcccaaacACGTTTAAACAAGCGGGGTCCACCGGTAACAATTGCATGCCGAGGGTAAAATGCACGTTTTTTTTGAAGGGGTTCAGTACAATTTGCATtccaggggctaaatatcacaTTATTGTGGTAGCTTCAACCCAACGACATGGAAAAACAAACCGTGACATCAGtgttaagggatagttcacccaaaaatgaaaatgtgatgtttatctgctgaCCCCCAgcgcatccaagatgtaggtgactttgtttcttcagtagaacacaaacgaagatttttaactcaaaccgttgcagtctgtcagtcatgtAATGGTGGTCAGTGGGTTCCAAAGCTTTgagagttaaaaaaacaaaccaacacccatacacagacaaaaccaaattaaacgcaccggctgttgtgaacgcgctcaggacattgcggtggatcagaggttaaaaaaaaaaaaaaaaacaactgttcagtttcttgcacagaccgatcgtttcgtgtctttagacctcaatgtatcgtcacgagccgcagggtttaatttggttttgtcggtgtatgtttttttctctctcaaagccgtgagtcccattgactgccattatatgactgacagactgcaacggtttgagttaatcttcgtttgtgttctactgaagaaacaaagtcccctacatcttggatgcgcTGGGGGtcagcagataaacatcacattttcatttttgggtgaactatccctttaacactgCATCTGTGAGCTCATGTTTTCACTAAGGTCCTATAGCAGGAATGAGGGGGAATGGTGAGGTGCAGGTACTCGTGTCAGATACCTGTTGCTGAATTCATTTACCAGAAACTGTAAAAATCAAACAGGAACGGTATGAATTAACATTAGACTTTACATGTGTGTGaggtcacatgacccttcatcGAATCGCACAGACGCTGCATTTAATAGCGCAGCAGtaacactcaaacacacagcttCATGATTCGTGTAACCGGTCACCTGACAAGAGACTAGAATCTGAATCAGTGTCCGCTCTCCTCCTGCAGGCACAAATACGAGTTCCTGCACAACGGCTGGACGCCGGACATCCGCATCACAGTGCAGCCGCTGCGGATCGGCGTGTTCCTGGATTATTCCCGCGGGATCCTCTCCTTCTACAACGCAGCGCTGCGGCAGCACCTCTACACCTTCAGCTGTCAGTTCCTGCACTATGTCCAGCCGTGTTTCGCGCTGGATAACCCTGGAGCGCTGGCGCTCCGCACCGGAATGACCGCACCGCCGTACATCACGCAGCCCTGAGCTGATCTAGAGCGGAATAAACCAGACGCCAGCATCTGTGTGgggtttctttcttttattattcCATAGGAACAGTTACACATCAGTCCTGCCAATAAAACGTGATCAAATAAAAAGTCTGATGCTGCAGTTCTGCACAGACATGCGTTTAGATGGAGCTCTTACTCCCGCTGCGCATGcgctcctcctcctcatccGACGAATCTCCTCCGTACGGAACGAGTCCAGAGGAGCTGCTGCAGTCTTCTGGAATCTTCATCTTCTTCATCATCAGCTGTTCTTCAGCTGCAGGGAGATCAAAGACTAGTTAAAGTTAGTCATTAttgcgtgtatgtgtgtttatactAGGGCTGCCCTCGAATAAAGATTTTTATGGTCGACTAGCAGTCGTTCATTTGaagcattagtcgactaatcgcactattattaataaaccatttaaatcataatgagcctttaattgcctGCATTGCCTAATAAGCGCTCAAGCACACGCATGAAGTTTGCCACGGCACACTGgcagaagtaatgattatgaatgcgtcaaagaaaaacactaaggctgcattaaattttaataatgtattgatAAACTAGTGACTTAGACTTTTCACTCTTTTCAATGTCTATAGACATTTTTCATGTCTGTAAGGCAAGTGGATTTCTTATTGTCTAACATTTAGTCAACTATTCGGGGGCAGCCATAGtttatacgtgtgtgtgtgtgtgtgtgcgtgcacatgtttacacaaatgtgcacaaatgtgtataatgacaagggtatgacaggtattacaagaaGGTGATTCAtgaggacattgacccatgtccccacttttcaaaacgcttataaatcactcagaatgaggtttttttggggaaagttgaaatgcacagtctcctgtaaggggtaggtttaggtgtagggttggtgtaggacaatagcacatacagtaagtacagtataacaaccattacgcctatggagagtccccgtaaaccacaaataccaacgtGCGTGTGCACACCTGTGTGCGTGAGGGTTTTGCTGCAGGTCTCTTCTCTCGGTCTCTTTCTGATTGGAGCTGCTGGCGGTGGCATCAACGTCCTGAACACAAGAAACATCTCAAGTCACTTGCACGTCTCCAACTAACCCATCCTCAACCCTAAACTCAGACAAATACACAACACAAAGCTAAACCAAACAAAATCTGTTACAGACATTCAAAGACAGCGGAGATCAATGTATGATCATGTGACAGAGCAGCCGTGATAATTAGTGAAACACTGTAACATGAGCATGTTTATAACGATTGCAGGAAACTGAACACAGAAACCAGAGCCATGAAGACCTGCTGTCGTCTGCTGCACTGACGTCCTTGACGGAAACATCTGTGGAGATCTGacgacaacacacacacacacacacaccaggtgAGTCTCATAATGACAATCTGACACTGTCAGTCACTCttaatctcacacacacacacacacctgtgttTTCTGCTCCTCTTCTGCAGAGTGTTGCTTTGGACTGGAGCCGCTGTCCGCTCCACCTGATGCTGCATCCTcatcctgacacacacacacacacacacacagggtttGTTAGCGCATGGCTGGTGTGGTCAGTGTTCAGGACTGAAGGGCAGTGACTCTCACCTGCAGCAGGAAGCCGCTCTGTTTGCACACCGGATACTGCACCGCACCGCTGCTCCGCTGTGATTGGCCGCTCGCTGCGCTGGAGTTGTCCCAGAAGGCACTGGGGTACGTGGGATAGGAGTTCGGGTAGCCGTACCACGACTGACCGCCGTAGCTGTTATTTGCAGAGTAACTGTGTGTCGGGTAAACTGAAGGAAAACAGCGCATCAGTTCAGCAGCACTCAGACGAGCTTcgtgacacacaaacacaacactgcTGCCGTCGGTCTCAAAAACACCAGTGTTACAGCAGACGTCTGCCGTGAACAAACAGCTGGGAGAAAATCAGATGCGTGTCAGTATATTAGATTGTTTTAAAGTGACAACCGCCTAATAAATGTCAATAGTTTGGTGTCAGTCGAGGCAACCGTTTTTCAGAAACATCATGTTGAGGATATCACTGCAAAAAGCAGCTTCGTGCGAGGATTACAACATTAACTCCTTCTGAAAAAGCCCTGGAATGAGTCGTTTCCTTAAGTGTGTGTAAACATGTGACTTCAGATCAGAACACAAGCATCGGGTCAAAgcaggagagaaaacacacCTGGAGCAGAAGCTGTGGAGGGATACGACGACATGATCCGTGCGTGATCCGCCCGCacctgaacaacaacaacagattgagcacgcgcacacacacacacacacacacacacacactctctcacacacacacacacactctcacacacacactctctcacacacacacactctctcacacacacactctcacactctcacacacacacactctcacacacacactctcacacacacacacacacacacacactcacacacacacactcacacacacacacactctcacacacacacacacacacacactctcacacacactctcacacacacacacactctcacacacacacactctcacacacacacactctcacacacacactctctcacacacacactctctcacacacacacactctctcacacacacacacactctctcacacacacacacactctcacacacacacacctctcacacacacacacacaccaggagGCTCTTGCATGCACGCACTCACCGTGTCCAGGAGATTCTCGCACAGCTTCTTGGCTGCGTCCAGGCCAGCGGCGTTCGGGTGGCTGTAAGACACACTCGCGGTCAGAAACACACGCACACGCGTGATCACAGAAGCGTGAGGCGCGGCGGAGCTTTACCTGATGTACAGATAGAGTGGCTCGAAGGACTCGCGGCGGGACGCCTGCTCGATGTATCCGGAGCCTCTGCCTCGGAGGAAG containing:
- the LOC131524682 gene encoding KH homology domain-containing protein 4-like isoform X1, with amino-acid sequence MASGSPCVNSRWDRREADVIPSESCVSRGSSSADASGAPQGGVEMAAAMAAKINAMLMAKGKLKPLQPLPSKAPPAAPPVAAEELVVAEVDINDVPMECRNLLTKGKTHDEIGQLSGALVSTKGLYMSDADGSSCAGVRPLYLHVQGRRQDDVNKAVARIKQIISEDVLRSSGGQQPAVMPTVPVYRQTVSTVPGHKPAPPHTGSFVHTKIFVGLEQSQPSFNVRECVEGPSGSYLQHIQSETGARVFLRGRGSGYIEQASRRESFEPLYLYISHPNAAGLDAAKKLCENLLDTVRADHARIMSSYPSTASAPVYPTHSYSANNSYGGQSWYGYPNSYPTYPSAFWDNSSAASGQSQRSSGAVQYPVCKQSGFLLQDEDAASGGADSGSSPKQHSAEEEQKTQISTDVSVKDVSAADDSRSSWLWTLMPPPAAPIRKRPREETCSKTLTHTAEEQLMMKKMKIPEDCSSSSGLVPYGGDSSDEEEERMRSGSKSSI
- the LOC131524682 gene encoding KH homology domain-containing protein 4-like isoform X3 produces the protein MECRNLLTKGKTHDEIGQLSGALVSTKGLYMSDADGSSCAGVRPLYLHVQGRRQDDVNKAVARIKQIISEDVLRSSGGQQPAVMPTVPVYRQTVSTVPGHKPAPPHTGSFVHTKIFVGLEQSQPSFNVRECVEGPSGSYLQHIQSETGARVFLRGRGSGYIEQASRRESFEPLYLYISHPNAAGLDAAKKLCENLLDTVRADHARIMSSYPSTASAPVYPTHSYSANNSYGGQSWYGYPNSYPTYPSAFWDNSSAASGQSQRSSGAVQYPVCKQSGFLLQDEDAASGGADSGSSPKQHSAEEEQKTQISTDVSVKDVSAADDSRSSWLWTLMPPPAAPIRKRPREETCSKTLTHTAEEQLMMKKMKIPEDCSSSSGLVPYGGDSSDEEEERMRSGSKSSI